The following coding sequences lie in one Anguilla rostrata isolate EN2019 chromosome 8, ASM1855537v3, whole genome shotgun sequence genomic window:
- the LOC135260298 gene encoding probable serine/threonine-protein kinase DDB_G0278845 translates to MEQCLPPTDVKRLKPRPLKPPHPPPKPPHPPPKPPQAVLKPTSEVNGNLMQIERTDRTAQILAPQHKSRHEQHLRKSNETQELNLQENNNDSRTERLSQNEIDREVSQSESTTNPREETDNRQEKGVSGGIFQKPSKDRTPTFTSYLTDVYPEKNKNKLGIQEKGGMLSGMFRSKSPKPSERTLPVQEDVSIQSELSTSNDNLSDTNIKENLGGMFSGMFKKPHKPAGGATPAQGDLSTQGELSGSNNSNLSDNNNTNENLSTNAKLSASNDSLSDNNTKEKGGMFTRMFKKASKHAEHTVPAQETGSLHGELSASDDSMSDSSTKDNLSTDNKLSGSNENLADNNTKEKGGVITRIFKMTSKPAEHTQPVQENELDSDDSLSENTKVSKGGMFSGMFRSKASKHSRDPTPAQVSVCPCVSVYTPGSSV, encoded by the exons ATGGAGCAGTGTCTGCCTCCAACAGATGTTAAACGGCTGAAGCCGAGACCG CTCAAACCGCCTCACCCTCCACCCAAACCACCTCACCCTCCGCCCAAACCACCCCAGGCTGTGCTCAAACCGACCTCTGAG GTCAATGGGAATTTGATGCAGATTGAGAGGACGGACAGAACCGCTCAAATTCTGGCGCCTCAGCATAAGTCCAGGCATGAG CAGCACCTGAGGAAGAGCAATGAGACCCAAGAGCTGAACCTGCAG GAGAACAACAATGACTCCAGAACAGAGAGGCTGTCACAGAATGAG ATTGACAGAGAAGTAAGCCAATCGGAGAGCACTACAAATCCGAGAGAGGAGACTGACAACCGACAA GAAAAAGGAGTGTCTGGTGGAATTTTCCAGAAACCTTCAAAAGACAGAACCCCCACCTTCACT AGCTACTTAACGGATGTTTATCcagagaaaaacaagaacaaacttGGCATACAG GAGAAAGGAGGAATGTTGAGCGGAATGTTCAGATCCAAATCTCCAAAACCTTCTGAGCGTACcctacctgtacag GAAGATGTATCTATACAGAGTGAACTCTCCACCAGCAATGATAATCTCTCTGACACCAACATAAAG GAGAATTTAGGGGGAATGTTCAGCGGCATGTTCAAAAAACCTCACAAACCTGCTGGAGGTgctacacctgcacag GGTGATCTTTCCACACAAGGCGAACTCTCaggcagcaacaacagcaacctctctgacaacaacaacacaaac GAAAATCTCTCTACAAACGCCAAGCTATCAGCCAGCAATGACAGTCTCTCTGACAATAACACGAAG GAAAAGGGAGGGATGTTCACTAGAATGTTCAAAAAGGCCTCTAAACATGCTGAGCACAcagtacctgcacag GAAACTGGATCTTTACATGGTGAACTCTCAGCCAGTGATGACAGCATGTCTGACAGCAGTACAAAG gaCAACCTTTCTACCGATAACAAACTCTCAGGCAGCAATGAGAATCTTGCTGACAATAACACAAAG GAAAAGGGAGGGGTGATCACTAGAATTTTCAAAATGACCTCTAAACCTGCTGAGCACACACAACCTGTACAG GAAAATGAATTGGACAGTGATGACAGTCTCTCCGAGAACACAAaggtgagt AAAGGAGGAATGTTCAGTGGAATGTTCAGATCCAAAGCTTCCAAACATTCTAGGGATcctacacctgcacaggtaagtGTCTgtccctgtgtttctgtttatacACCCGGTAGCTCTGTCTGA
- the LOC135260600 gene encoding uncharacterized protein LOC135260600 has product MFTGMLKAFKPAELTVPAQEDESVESELSASNDNLSDINTKEKGGMFSGMFRSKSPKRSKDLTPAQEGESQDELSASNESLSDINTKEKGGLFGGMFKSKSDKTSEDPVPAQDNVSTHSELSASNDSLSDNAKEKGGMFTGMFKRAAKPAQKNESASDELSASNENLLDINPKEKGGMFSGMFRKSPKPAGDPTPAQDMGFPNSELSASNDSLSENNSKEKGGKFAGIFRRTPKPAEGAVPVQVSMDTEGGDEKREQSLRMKRRVSFRVRRTLPRTPKIRSPAKDSEEEDLLAESFEIEDLSSVQESSVEIEMVEMAPLPKEGNPLDSDEDDDGLLEWWRTVEGWDEWNESSNFQDDEEELAVEQAADRVYLAAQLFVRLFNQRGGSLQKRILELLTLADEADNFHKRTVAASMGGGVASVLGSVTTITGLILAPFTFGTSIIVTAVGIGVATAGSIASASANITDTVHSNMDRKKVEKMIQGYQEEIKDIRECMEFVQDGMDALQERNFEKYTESVSKRALNQNVKHVVKEGARAGKALMINTDQLISTVQVLSVAGGAAKAAQAISVTTGVMSALFLALDIFFLAKDSHELRKGAKTQFATKLREVCKELQGGLLELNRVKTELQKTMDGIEVEEVEEDVEEEEDEEDLDLESDPVKLAQLEEEINQIEQKLDQEVLEKKKEGEGEGRKESRRNDSKEDHVKPQGEKTEMDEKESGKGENEERVEKEGKVEGESGKCRIDELAKDGNQQNEKRKLNEQEKSAEGGGEQEGKKKKGEEDEQGDRAKTSVDDHGNNGKREGNAQRKKEHSGRMEWSKNLERGKDESAEKETRWGSEQQNKKSQRDEWRKDAKRGGDEQDKESREGDEWRKNAKLERDAQKKEPKEDNGQWKDIKTVENERGKSGKGEGDERRKDTKREGDEQWKDTRREGDRQGKSGKGEGDERWKDARRDVDRQGKSGKGEGDERWKDAKRDRDERGKSGRREGDEQWKDAKRDQDERGKSGRREGDEQWKDAKRDRDERGTSRKKEWKSGKTEQDVLNSIPPPARPRSKAISHSAEETRWEEPVTDLKAPPPVPHKKRSSHREPLSI; this is encoded by the exons atgTTCACTGGAATGTTAAAAGCCTTTAAACCTGCTGAGCTCAcagtacctgcacag GAAGATGAATCTGTTGAGAGTGAACTCTCAGCCAGCAATGACAATCTCTCAGATATCAACACAAag GAGAAAGGAGGAATGTTCAGTGGAATGTTCAGATCCAAATCTCCCAAACGTTCTAAAGATcttacacctgcacag GAAGGCGAATCGCAAGATGAACTCTCCGCCAGCAATGAGAGTCTCTCGGATATCAACACAAAG GAGAAAGGAGGACTGTTTGGTGGAATGTTCAAATCCAAGTCCGACAAAACGTCTGAAGATCCcgtacctgcacag gacAATGTTTCTACACACAGTGAACTGTCAGCCAGCAACGACAGTCTCTCTGACAACGCAAAG GAAAAAGGAGGGATGTTCACTGGAATGTTCAAAAGAGCCGCTAAGCCTGCTCAG aaaaatgaatCCGCAAGCGATGAACTCTCAGCCAGCAACGAAAATCTCTTGGATATCAACCCAAAA GAAAAAGGAGGGATGTTCAGTGGAATGTTCAGAAAATCTCCCAAACCTGCTGGAGACcctacacctgcacag GACATGGGATTCCCAAACAGTGAACTCTCAGCCAGCAATGACAGTTTGTCTGAGAACAACTCAAAG GAAAAAGGAGGGAAGTTTGCGGGAATTTTCCGGAGAACTCCTAAACCTGCCGAGGGTGctgtacctgtacag GTTTCCATGGATACTGAAGGTGGAGATGAGAAGAGGGAGCAGTCAttgaggatgaagaggagg GTATCATTCAGAGTGAGGAGAACGCTTCCTAGAACTCCAAAAATTCGGTCCCCAGCAAAG GACTCCGAGGAAGAGGACCTGTTGGCTGAGTCTTTTGAAATAGAGGATTTGAGCTCAGTGCAG GAGAGCTCAGTGGAGATCGAGATGGTGGAGATGGCCCCTTTGCCCAAAGAAGGAAACCCCCTCGACTCCGATGAG gATGATGATGGCTTGCTGGAATGGTGGAGAACAGTAGAAG GTTGGGATGAATGGAATGAATCCTCAAACTTTCAAGACGATGAGGAAGAGCT GGCTGTCGAGCAGGCCGCTGACCGTGTGTACCTGGCGGCTCAGCTGTTCGTGCGCCTCTTTAACCAGCGGGGAGGGTCCTTGCAAAAGCGCATCTTGGAGCTCCTCACTCTGGCTGACGAAGCCGATAACTTTCACAAGCGCACCGTGGCGGCCAGCATGGGCGGTGGAGTGGCCAGCGTGCTCGGGAGCGTGACCACCATCACGGGCCTCATCCTCGCCCCCTTCACCTTCGGAACCTCCATCATCGTCACGGCCGTGGGCATCGGCGTGGCAACCGCGGGCAGCATCGCCTCCGCCTCTGCCAACATCACGGACACTGTCCATTCCAACATGGACCGCAAGAAGGTGGAAAAAATGATCCAGGGCTACCAAGAGGAGATAAAGGACATCCGGGAATGCATGGAATTTGTACAG GACGGGATGGATGCACTACAAGAGAGGAACTTTGAGAAGTACACAGAGAGTGTATCAAAACGTGCCCTGAATCAGAATGTCAAACACGTCGTGAAGGAAGGCGCTCGAGCAGGCAAGGCTCTAATGATCAACACAGACCAACTGATCAGCACCGTGCAAGTACTGAGTGTAGCAGGTGGTGCTGCCAAAGCTGCCCAGGCAATCAGTGTCACCACTGGTGTCATGTCAGCACTCTTCCTCGCTCTCGACATCTTCTTCCTCGCCAAGGACTCTCATGAGCTGCGCAAGGGTGCCAAGACGCAGTTCGCTACCAAGCTCCGTGAGGTGTGCAAGGAACTACAGGGTGGACTGCTAGAATTGAACAGAGTCAAAACAGAGCTGCAGAAGACCATGGATGGCATTGAGGTAGAAGAGGTTGAAGAGGatgtggaagaggaggaggatgaagaggattTGGACCTTGAGTCTGACCCAGTAAAACTGGCCCAACTGGAGGAGGAGATAAACCAGATAGAACAGAAACTGGACCAGGAAGttctggagaagaaaaaagagggggagggagagggaagaaaggAGTCCAGAAGAAATGATAGTAAGGAAGACCATGTAAAGCCCCAAGGCGAAAAGACAGAAATGGATGAAAAAGAAAGTGGGAAGGGAGAGAATGAGGAAAGAGTAGAAAAAGAAGGGAAGGTAGAAGGTGAAAGTGGAAAATGTAGAATAGATGAGCTGGCAAAAGATGGGaaccaacaaaatgaaaaaagaaaactgaatgaaCAAGAGAAGAGtgcagaaggaggaggggagcaagaaggaaaaaagaaaaagggagaagAGGATGAACAGGGGGATAGGGCAAAGACATCAGTGGATGACCACGGAAATAAcggaaaaagagaggggaatGCACAAAGGAAAAAGGAACATAGCGGGCGAATGGAATGGAGCAAAAActtggagagagggaaggatgaATCTGCTGAAAAGGAAACCAGATGGGGGAGTGAGCAACAGAACAAGAAGAGCCAGAGGGATGAATGGAGGAAGGATgcaaagagagggggagatgaaCAGGataaagaaagcagagagggagatgaatGGAGGAAGAATGCAAAACTGGAGAGGGATGCACAAAAGAAAGAACCAAAAGAGGATAATGGACAATGGAAGGATATAAAGACAGTGGAGAATGAACGAGGGAAGAGTGGAAAGGGTGAGGGGGATGAACGACGGAAGGatacaaagagagagggggatgaacaATGGAAGGATacaaggagagagggggacaggcaggggaaaagtggaaagggagagggggatgaacgATGGAAGGATGCAAGGAGAGATGTGGACAGGCAAGGGAAAAgtggaaagggagagggggatgaacgATGGAAAGATGCGAAGAGAGATCGGGATGAACGAGGGAAAAGTGGaagaagagagggggatgaaCAATGGAAGGATGCGAAGAGAGATCAGGATGAACGAGGGAAAAGTGGaagaagagagggggatgaaCAATGGAAGGATGCGAAGAGAGATCGGGATGAACGAGGGACAAGTAGAAAGAAAGAGTGGAAGAGTGGGAAGACAGAACAGGATGTGTTGAACTCCATTCCTCCACCAGCTCGGCCGCGATCCAAAGCCATATCCCACAGTGCAGAAGAGACTAGGTGGGAGGAACCAGTCACAGACCtaaaggccccgccccctgtcccacACAAGAAGCGCTCTTCCCACAGAGAGCCTCTGTCAATCTGA